Proteins from one Carassius gibelio isolate Cgi1373 ecotype wild population from Czech Republic chromosome A25, carGib1.2-hapl.c, whole genome shotgun sequence genomic window:
- the ppp6r3 gene encoding serine/threonine-protein phosphatase 6 regulatory subunit 3 isoform X2, translated as MFWKFDLHTTSHIDTLLEKEDVTLTEVMDEEDVLQECKSQNHKLVDFLVRPQCMEDLVSYITQEPNDDVEEKIKYKYPNISCELLTSDVSQINDMLGEDENLLMKLYSFLQNEPPLNPLLASFFSKVLSILIGRKPEQIVEFLRKREDFVDLLIKHIGTSAIMDLLLRMLTCIEPQQLRQDVLNWLNEEKVIQRLVDMVQPSQDEDRHSNASQSLCEIIRLSRDQMFQVQGCSEPDPLLATLEKQETVEQLLSNIFDKEKNESAIVSVIQILLTLFETRRPAFEGHLEICPSGMNHPSFSVNQSILDAVRPRLKDFHQLLLEPPKKTVLNTTWGVLDPPVGNTRLNVVRLVTSLLQTNTHIINQELIALNTLGVILDMYFKYLWNNFLHTQVEICTAMILAMPSTQSESPEINRENDQEPIRENILIKHLFQKCQLIQRILDAWGSNEKEQTEGGRRRGYMGHLTRIANSIVHNSDKGPNGTQIQQLLSELPEEDRERWEAFTSGQLADTNKKNTVDLVNTHHIHSSSDDEVDFKDSGFHQDSSIQQAFSDYQMQQMTSNFIEQFGFNDEEFADQDDVGDIPFDRISDINFSLNTNESANMALFEACCKEKIQQFEDAGSDEEDIWDEKDVTFAPEAQRRPRSSGSTDSEDSTDSEEEDGKRDPFESTNATSDDRMEVDSGDGSVWTANFDDIPMDTGSSTAPSAPVSTSQTAVPEPSGWNSPNTAANAERGWADFSSFTPVSPKDPLRSNSPVAMETSIETDPLGVNAPMQQENTEEWLPNETTPTSPRGRVGDGLDPEEEPVSDRITETVTNGSMKETVSLTVDAKTETAIFKSEEETRSTSDDASAKLFVAESGEVEKSSCPPSNCQKPGLKHLEEQAKSTCKALNGPLEDAAAMDEAKSEQCTANPETAVNGPA; from the exons ATGTTTTGGAAGTTTGATCTGCACACGACATCCCACATTGACACACTCCTGGAAAAGGAGGATGTTACGCTGACAGAGGTGATGGATGAGGAGGATGTCTTACAGGAGTGCAAGTCTCAGAACCACAAGCTCGTGGACTTCCTGGTGAGGCCACAGTGCATGGAGGATCTCGTGAGCTACATCACTCAGGAGCCCAATGACGATGTGGAGGAGAAGATcaaatataa gtaTCCCAACATATCCTGTGAACTCCTGACCTCAGATGTTAGCCAGATCAATGACATGCTGGGTGAAGATGAAAATTTACTGATGAAACTCTACAGCTTCCTACAGAATGAGCCTCCCCTCAATCCGCTTCTGGCCAGTTTCTTCAGCAAGGTCCTGAGCATCCTCATTGGGAGGAAACCAGAGCAG ATCGTAGAGTTCCTCAGGAAGAGGGAAGATTTTGTGGATCTGTTGATCAAGCACATAGGGACCTCGGCCATTATGGACCTCCTGCTCCGGATGCTCACCTGCATCGAGCCACAGCAGCTTAGACAAGATGTATTAAAT TGGCTAAATGAAGAGAAAGTTATACAGCGGCTGGTTGACATGGTGCAGCCATCACAAGATGAGGAT AGACACTCAAACGCGTCTCAGTCACTCTGTGAGATCATTCGGCTGAGCAGAGATCAAATGTTCCAGGTGCAGGGCTGCTCAGAGCCCGACCCTCTGCTGGCCACACTAGAGAA ACAAGAGACGGTGGAGCAGTTGCTGTCAAACATCTTTGACAAAGAGAAGAATGAGTCTGCCATAGTCAGTGTGATCCAGATTCTTCTGACCCTATTTGAGACACGGAGACCAGC GTTTGAAGGCCATCTGGAGATTTGTCCCTCTGGAATGAACCACCCTTCATTCTCTGTCAATCAGAGTATCCTAGATGCTGTCAGACCCAGGCTGAAAGATTTTCACCAGCTTTTGCTCGAGCCCCCAAAG aaaACTGTCTTGAATACCACTTGGGGAGTGTTGGATCCACCAGTGGGAAATACTCGTCTAAATGTGGTGCGACTAGTGACCAGCCTTCTTCAGACCAACACACATATCATCAACCAGGAGCTCATTGCCCTCAACACATTGGGAGTCATACTA GACATGTACTTTAAATACTTGTGGAATAATTTTCTACACACACAAGTAGAAATCTGTACGGCGATGATCTTAGCGATGCCTTCAACCCAAAGTGAATCTCCTGAAATCAACAGAGAAAACGACCAAGAGCCCATAAGAGAAAACATCCTTATTAAACAT CTCTTTCAGAAGTGCCAGTTAATACAGAGAATTCTTGATGCCTGGGGATCAAATGAGAAGGAGCA GACTGAGGGTGGGCGGCGGAGAGGTTACATGGGTCATCTGACTAGAATAGCAAACTCTATAGTCCACAACAGCGACAAAGGCCCCAATGGGACGCAAATTCAGCAGCTCCTCTCAG AGCTTCCAGAGGAGGATAGGGAACGATGGGAAGCGTTTACTTCAGGACAGCTAGCAGATACAAACAAGAAAAACACTGTTGACTTA GTTAACACACACCACATACACTCATCCAGTGACGATGAGGTAGATTTTAAAGACAGCGGGTTTCATCAGGACTCCTCCATACAGCAA GCCTTTTCTGATTATCAGATGCAACAAATGACGTCCAATTTTATTGAGCAGTTTGGCTTCAATGATGAAGAGTTTGCCGATCAGGATGATGTCGGGGA TATTCCCTTTGATAGAATATCAGACATCAATTTTTCCTTGAATACAAATGAAAGT gcaaacatggctctctttgaggccTGCTGTAAGGAAAAGATCCAGCAGTTTGAGGATGCAGGATCGGATGAGGAAGACATCTGGGATGAGAAGGACGTCACATTCGCACCGGAAGCTCAGAGACGTCCCAG GAGCTCAGGAAGTACAGATAGCGAGGATAGTACGGACTCTGAGGAGGAGGATGGGAAGCGAGACCCATTCGAATCCACCAACGCCACCTCTGACGACAGAATGGAAGTGGACTCTGGGGATG GATCGGTATGGACGGCAAATTTTGATGACATACCTATGGACACGGGCAGCTCCACGGCTCCCAGCGCACCTGTCTCAACCTCACAGACTGCAGTGCCCGAACCTTCAGGCTGGAACTCTCCGAACACTGCTGCAAACGCAGAGAGAGGTTGGGCTGACTTCTCCAGCTTCACACCTGTCAG TCCCAAGGATCCTTTGAGGAGCAATTCCCCTGTAGCCATGGAGACCAGCATAGAAACAGACCCTCTGGGAGTCAACGCGCCCATGCAGCAAGAAA ACACAGAGGAGTGGCTTCCCAATGAGACCACCCCGACTTCCCCTAGAGGGAGGGTAGGGGATGGCTTGGACCCTGAGGAAGAGCCTGTCAGTGACCGAATCACAGAAACGGTCACCAACGGCTCTATGAAGGAGACGGTCAGCCTTACTGTAGATGCCAAAACTGAAACCGCAATTTTCAAGAG CGAAGAAGAGACACGATCTACCTCTGATGACGCATCTGCAAAGTTGTTCGTTGCAGAGAGTGGGGAAGTGGAGAAAAGCAGTTGTCCTCCTAGCAACTGTCAGAAACCAGG tctaAAGCACTTAGAAGAGCAAGCAAAATCCACTTGCAAAGCTCTAAATGGTCCTCTTGAGGATGCGGCTGCTATGGACGAAGCCAA ATCAGAGCAGTGCACGGCCAACCCCGAGACAGCAGTGAACGGTCCGGCATGA
- the ppp6r3 gene encoding serine/threonine-protein phosphatase 6 regulatory subunit 3 isoform X5: MFWKFDLHTTSHIDTLLEKEDVTLTEVMDEEDVLQECKSQNHKLVDFLVRPQCMEDLVSYITQEPNDDVEEKIKYKYPNISCELLTSDVSQINDMLGEDENLLMKLYSFLQNEPPLNPLLASFFSKVLSILIGRKPEQIVEFLRKREDFVDLLIKHIGTSAIMDLLLRMLTCIEPQQLRQDVLNWLNEEKVIQRLVDMVQPSQDEDRHSNASQSLCEIIRLSRDQMFQVQGCSEPDPLLATLEKQETVEQLLSNIFDKEKNESAIVSVIQILLTLFETRRPAFEGHLEICPSGMNHPSFSVNQSILDAVRPRLKDFHQLLLEPPKKTVLNTTWGVLDPPVGNTRLNVVRLVTSLLQTNTHIINQELIALNTLGVILDMYFKYLWNNFLHTQVEICTAMILAMPSTQSESPEINRENDQEPIRENILIKHLFQKCQLIQRILDAWGSNEKEQTEGGRRRGYMGHLTRIANSIVHNSDKGPNGTQIQQLLSELPEEDRERWEAFTSGQLADTNKKNTVDLVNTHHIHSSSDDEVDFKDSGFHQDSSIQQFGFNDEEFADQDDVGDIPFDRISDINFSLNTNESANMALFEACCKEKIQQFEDAGSDEEDIWDEKDVTFAPEAQRRPRSSGSTDSEDSTDSEEEDGKRDPFESTNATSDDRMEVDSGDGSVWTANFDDIPMDTGSSTAPSAPVSTSQTAVPEPSGWNSPNTAANAERGWADFSSFTPVSPKDPLRSNSPVAMETSIETDPLGVNAPMQQENTEEWLPNETTPTSPRGRVGDGLDPEEEPVSDRITETVTNGSMKETVSLTVDAKTETAIFKSEEETRSTSDDASAKLFVAESGEVEKSSCPPSNCQKPGLKHLEEQAKSTCKALNGPLEDAAAMDEAKSEQCTANPETAVNGPA; this comes from the exons ATGTTTTGGAAGTTTGATCTGCACACGACATCCCACATTGACACACTCCTGGAAAAGGAGGATGTTACGCTGACAGAGGTGATGGATGAGGAGGATGTCTTACAGGAGTGCAAGTCTCAGAACCACAAGCTCGTGGACTTCCTGGTGAGGCCACAGTGCATGGAGGATCTCGTGAGCTACATCACTCAGGAGCCCAATGACGATGTGGAGGAGAAGATcaaatataa gtaTCCCAACATATCCTGTGAACTCCTGACCTCAGATGTTAGCCAGATCAATGACATGCTGGGTGAAGATGAAAATTTACTGATGAAACTCTACAGCTTCCTACAGAATGAGCCTCCCCTCAATCCGCTTCTGGCCAGTTTCTTCAGCAAGGTCCTGAGCATCCTCATTGGGAGGAAACCAGAGCAG ATCGTAGAGTTCCTCAGGAAGAGGGAAGATTTTGTGGATCTGTTGATCAAGCACATAGGGACCTCGGCCATTATGGACCTCCTGCTCCGGATGCTCACCTGCATCGAGCCACAGCAGCTTAGACAAGATGTATTAAAT TGGCTAAATGAAGAGAAAGTTATACAGCGGCTGGTTGACATGGTGCAGCCATCACAAGATGAGGAT AGACACTCAAACGCGTCTCAGTCACTCTGTGAGATCATTCGGCTGAGCAGAGATCAAATGTTCCAGGTGCAGGGCTGCTCAGAGCCCGACCCTCTGCTGGCCACACTAGAGAA ACAAGAGACGGTGGAGCAGTTGCTGTCAAACATCTTTGACAAAGAGAAGAATGAGTCTGCCATAGTCAGTGTGATCCAGATTCTTCTGACCCTATTTGAGACACGGAGACCAGC GTTTGAAGGCCATCTGGAGATTTGTCCCTCTGGAATGAACCACCCTTCATTCTCTGTCAATCAGAGTATCCTAGATGCTGTCAGACCCAGGCTGAAAGATTTTCACCAGCTTTTGCTCGAGCCCCCAAAG aaaACTGTCTTGAATACCACTTGGGGAGTGTTGGATCCACCAGTGGGAAATACTCGTCTAAATGTGGTGCGACTAGTGACCAGCCTTCTTCAGACCAACACACATATCATCAACCAGGAGCTCATTGCCCTCAACACATTGGGAGTCATACTA GACATGTACTTTAAATACTTGTGGAATAATTTTCTACACACACAAGTAGAAATCTGTACGGCGATGATCTTAGCGATGCCTTCAACCCAAAGTGAATCTCCTGAAATCAACAGAGAAAACGACCAAGAGCCCATAAGAGAAAACATCCTTATTAAACAT CTCTTTCAGAAGTGCCAGTTAATACAGAGAATTCTTGATGCCTGGGGATCAAATGAGAAGGAGCA GACTGAGGGTGGGCGGCGGAGAGGTTACATGGGTCATCTGACTAGAATAGCAAACTCTATAGTCCACAACAGCGACAAAGGCCCCAATGGGACGCAAATTCAGCAGCTCCTCTCAG AGCTTCCAGAGGAGGATAGGGAACGATGGGAAGCGTTTACTTCAGGACAGCTAGCAGATACAAACAAGAAAAACACTGTTGACTTA GTTAACACACACCACATACACTCATCCAGTGACGATGAGGTAGATTTTAAAGACAGCGGGTTTCATCAGGACTCCTCCATACAGCAA TTTGGCTTCAATGATGAAGAGTTTGCCGATCAGGATGATGTCGGGGA TATTCCCTTTGATAGAATATCAGACATCAATTTTTCCTTGAATACAAATGAAAGT gcaaacatggctctctttgaggccTGCTGTAAGGAAAAGATCCAGCAGTTTGAGGATGCAGGATCGGATGAGGAAGACATCTGGGATGAGAAGGACGTCACATTCGCACCGGAAGCTCAGAGACGTCCCAG GAGCTCAGGAAGTACAGATAGCGAGGATAGTACGGACTCTGAGGAGGAGGATGGGAAGCGAGACCCATTCGAATCCACCAACGCCACCTCTGACGACAGAATGGAAGTGGACTCTGGGGATG GATCGGTATGGACGGCAAATTTTGATGACATACCTATGGACACGGGCAGCTCCACGGCTCCCAGCGCACCTGTCTCAACCTCACAGACTGCAGTGCCCGAACCTTCAGGCTGGAACTCTCCGAACACTGCTGCAAACGCAGAGAGAGGTTGGGCTGACTTCTCCAGCTTCACACCTGTCAG TCCCAAGGATCCTTTGAGGAGCAATTCCCCTGTAGCCATGGAGACCAGCATAGAAACAGACCCTCTGGGAGTCAACGCGCCCATGCAGCAAGAAA ACACAGAGGAGTGGCTTCCCAATGAGACCACCCCGACTTCCCCTAGAGGGAGGGTAGGGGATGGCTTGGACCCTGAGGAAGAGCCTGTCAGTGACCGAATCACAGAAACGGTCACCAACGGCTCTATGAAGGAGACGGTCAGCCTTACTGTAGATGCCAAAACTGAAACCGCAATTTTCAAGAG CGAAGAAGAGACACGATCTACCTCTGATGACGCATCTGCAAAGTTGTTCGTTGCAGAGAGTGGGGAAGTGGAGAAAAGCAGTTGTCCTCCTAGCAACTGTCAGAAACCAGG tctaAAGCACTTAGAAGAGCAAGCAAAATCCACTTGCAAAGCTCTAAATGGTCCTCTTGAGGATGCGGCTGCTATGGACGAAGCCAA ATCAGAGCAGTGCACGGCCAACCCCGAGACAGCAGTGAACGGTCCGGCATGA